In Paenibacillus sp. 1781tsa1, one DNA window encodes the following:
- a CDS encoding thiol-disulfide oxidoreductase DCC family protein has translation MTANQTDVHQGHPIVLVDGVCHFCQGLTKWIIKRDPEGKYHFASLQSDVAKALLVKGNLSTDSMDTFVLIENGKYYTRSTAALRLAKGLKFPYPLLYVFIIVPKFIRNAIYNWVASNRYRWFGKDEACMLPTPEIKDRFL, from the coding sequence ATGACAGCAAATCAAACAGATGTGCATCAGGGACATCCCATCGTACTGGTGGATGGCGTCTGTCACTTCTGCCAGGGCTTAACCAAATGGATTATCAAACGTGACCCGGAAGGGAAATATCATTTTGCTTCGCTCCAATCGGATGTAGCCAAGGCACTGCTAGTGAAGGGCAATCTGTCGACAGACAGTATGGATACTTTTGTTTTGATTGAAAATGGAAAATACTATACACGTTCAACAGCCGCACTGCGATTGGCTAAAGGTCTGAAGTTTCCTTATCCATTGTTATATGTGTTCATTATTGTACCGAAATTTATTCGTAATGCAATCTATAATTGGGTTGCTAGCAACCGTTATCGCTGGTTTGGCAAGGATGAGGCGTGCATGTTGCCTACCCCGGAGATCAAAGATCGATTTTTATGA